Genomic segment of Streptomyces longhuiensis:
GCACGCGGTACGCCGCGACACCGACGCGGTGATCTGCCGACTTCGCTTCCGCATCGCCGCCGACGGGCGCTGAACGACCCCCTCTGTCTCGTCTCCCACTCCCGCTGTCTTACTGTCGTAGGACATTCAGTCTTGACACCTGGATCCAGGGTCAGCAAGCTGTCTTACTGTCGTAAGACAACGGGAGAAGCAGTGATCGAGTTCGTACTTGACGGCCGTTCACGGGTGGCCACCTACATGCAACTTGTGCTCCAGGTGCGCCAGGCTCTGCGGGTCGGTCTCGCCGAGCCCGGGGACCAGCTGCCCAAGGTGCGACAGGTGGCTCAGTCGCTGGCGATCAATCCGAACACGGTGTTGAAGGCGTACCGCGAGCTCGAACTCGAAGGACTGGCGGAGGGACGCCCCGGCGTGGGCACGTTCCTCGTAGGCACCCTCGCCGGCCCGGCCCTGGCCCACCAGGCCGGGCTGCGCGAGGACCTGCTCGCCTGGCTGCACAAGGCCCGGGCCGCGGGTCTGGGCCGCGAGGACATCACCGCGCTGATCGACACCACTCTGCGCACCACGCTCGACGCACCGCCGGCCGAGGACGTCTCGTGACCAGTTGGGGGACCAGACATGCGTGACCAGTTGGGGGATCGGACATGACGAACATGGCGTTGGAGACCGACGCACTCGGAAAGCGGTACGGGCGCACATGGGCACTCCAGGAGTGCTCCCTGCACCTGCCCGCCGGCCGGATCGCCGGTCTCGCCGGACCCAACGGAGCGGGCAAGTCCACCCTCCTGCACCTCGCCGTCGGACTGCTGCGGCCCGACACCGGACAGGTGCGCGTCTTCGGCCAGGATCCGCGTGACAACACCGCTGTCCTGCGGGAGGTCGGATTCGTGGCCCAGGACACGCCGCTCTACCGCGACTTCACCGCCGCGGACCTCATCACCCTCGGCGGAAAGCTCAACAGCCGCTGGGACGCCGCCTTCGCCCGTGAGCGGATCGGTCAACTCGACATTCCGCTCAAGAAGCCGGTCGGGAAACTCTCCGGCGGGCAGCGCGCCCAGGTGGCACTGGCGCTGGCCATGGCCAAGCGGCCCCGTCTGCTGCTGCTCGACGAGCCGGTCGCGGCGCTCGACCCCCTGGCGCGACGGGAGTTCATGCAGGCGCTGATGGGCGTGGTCGCCGAGAGCGGCACGACAGTGCTGCTGTCCTCACACCTGGTGGCGGACCTGGAACGGGTCTGCGACTACCTGATCGTGCTGCAGAAGGCACAGGTCCGTCTGGTCGGGGCGATCGACGAGCTGCTCGACGAACACCGGACGTTGGTCGGTCCGCGCACCGAGCCGGACGCTGTCCCGATGGAGGGCCCGGCCCAGGTCGTCAACGCCAGCCACACCGATCGCCAGTCCACGCTGCTCGTCCGCACGAAGGGACGCCCCGTCGACGACCCGGCCTGGACCCGGCACGAGGTGACTCTGGAAGACCTCGTCCTCGCCTACCTCCACACGGCCGACACCCGTGCGGCGCGCACCGTTTCGGAGGTGACCGCATGATCTGGCTGACGTGGAAGCAGCATCGCAAGCAAGCGCTGTTCGCCGGGATCGGGCTGGCCGCACTCGCCGCGATCATGATTCCCACCGGCCTGCGGATGCACGACGCCTTCGACAACTCCGGCCTGGGCGCGTGCCTTTCGAACCTGGGCACGGACGTGCTGGCCGCGAACAAGGCCGTGGACCGCTGCAACGCCCTCAGTACTCAGTTCCAGAACGAGTTCAAGGATCTGTCGTTCGTCGGCATCCTCTTCGTGATCCTGCCGCTGCTGGTGGGGTTGTTCCTCGGCGCACCGCTGATCTCCCGCGAAGTCGAACACGGCACGCACCGGTTCGTGTGGACGCAGGGCGTCAGCCGCCTGCGGTGGGCGCTCGTCAAGTTCGGCCTGGTGGGTGTCGTCACGGCCCTCCTCGCAGTGGTCTACGCCCTGGGGGTGTCCTGGTGGTACGAGCCGCTGGCCGCCAACGGCAACGGGCGATTCGGCTACCTCTGGTTCGACGTGCAGGGCATCGCGCCGATCGGCTACACCCTCTTCGCCGTGTCGCTGGGCATCTTCGCCGGCACCTTCGCGCGCCGGGTCCTGCCGGCCATGGCGGTCACCCTCGCCGGATTCGCCGTCGTACGTATCGCCGTCGAAACCCTCGGCCGGTCCCACTACATGCCCGCCAAAACCCTGAACTACGGCCTGGCGAGCTCCCAGGGACCGAACCCCGCGTCGAGCGACTGGATTCTCAGCCAGGGGTTGCGCGACGGCGCCGGGAAGCTCGTGAGGGAGAACGCCCAGGTGGGGTGCCCGCCCTCCAACGAGCTCAAGGGCGACGCGAGTTCGTGCCTGGACCAGATGGCGCATCAGGGCCTGGGGCCGGGTTCCCACAACTGGCAGCTCTACCAGCCCGGCGACAGGTTCTGGGCCTTCCAGAGCATCGAGACGGGCATCTTCCTCGCTCTGGCGGCGCTCCTGGTCTTCCTCGCCGTGCGCCGGATCCGTCACATCGCCTGACGGGGGAGAGGGCGGTTTCCTCGGGCGGGAGGGCTCAGGGCCGGTGGGCCTGGGCTCTCCCGCCTACGTCGTCAGGCCAATGTCTGCGTGAGTTCGCTGCGGGTCGACGTGTGAACGAGACGGCCGAGCGCGCCGTTGACGATGGGCATGTACGGCGGGACATGGCCGCATTCCACGTCGGCGACGATCGGCACGTTCAGGGAGCCGAGCGCGTCGAGCACGGCCTCGTGCTGGGTGAGGGTGCGGCGGTCCGGTGCGTTGGTCCGGCCGACGAGGATCGCGTTCGCGTGGTCGAAGAGCCCGGCGAGCCTTATGCCGTGCAGGTTCCGACAGATGGTGAAGGCGTTGTCCTCGGCCGCCTCGACGTAGATGAGGAGTCCGTCGGGGGACTCGTCGCGGGCGAAGGCCGATGCGTCGAGGTAGGGGGTTCCCGCGAGATCGCACAGCGTCTCGATGCAGCCGCCGAGCAGCCGCCCCTCGGCATCCACGTCACCGCTGCCGTCGAGCCGGGTCCAGGTGCCCCGGCCGTTCAGCGTGTACTCGCGGACGTCCGGGTAGACGGCGAAGTCGTCGAAGCCGCCGGAACGGTGGCGGCCGGGCGGAGTCTGCGTGAAGCGGTGCCCGGGGGGAGCGGCGACGATGTCGAGCCACGTCAGCAGGCCCTCGGGTACGCGATAGGGCGTGTCCATGAAGTTGTTGCCGTGGACGGTCGCGGTGCCGGTGAGCAGGGTCAGCGGGGTGATGAGGCTCGAGATGTCGGAGAACCCGACGAACCAGGTGGGCTCGGCCTCGCGCAGCCGGTCCCAGTCGAGGTGCGGGATCAGATCGATCGCCGTCTCCCCGCCCCACGGCGGCACGACCGCCCTGATGGTGGGATCGGTCAGCATCGCCATCAACTCGCCCGCACGATCGGCGGCCGAGGCACTGACATGCCGGGCCCCGTCCATGCACCGCCCGACCACCACCTCGTACCCACGGTCCTGCACCTCACGGACAGCGAGCTGAAGGCGCGCACTCATCTCCTTCGACACACCACTCGACGGAGAGGTGACACCGATACGGTCACCAGGACGCAGGGGGCGCGGGTATCGGACGGACATGCGCGGATTCTGGCACGAAGCACTGCGCGGCCGACAGGGGTTTCTTGGCCGTCGAAGCGGCCAGACAGCGGGGGCGCGGCATCGGAGCCGAGCGAGCCGGTCGCCGCAGTCGGCTGCGCGAGCTGGTCGAGCTCGCGCAGCGGCTCTGCGGCGGCTGACAGGCAGGGAGAACTCGTCAGGCGAGGGTGACCTCGACGGGGAGCTTCTTGATTCCGTTGACGAAGTTGGAGCGGACGCGTGGGACGTCGCCGGTGAGGCGGATGCCGGCCAGGCGCGGGATCAGCTCCTCGAACATGATGCGGATCTCGGTGCGGGCAAGGAGGTTGCCCAGGCACAGGTGCGGGCTTCCCTTGCCGAAGGTGACGTGGTCGTTGTCCGTGCGGGCGACGTCGAAGTTGTACGGGTTGCCGAAGACCTTCTCGTCACGGTTGCCGGAGGCGTACCACATGACGACCTTGTCGCCCTCCTTGACCTGCTTGCCGCCGAGTTCGACGTCGCGGGTCGCGGTGCGGCGGAAGTGGTAGACGGGGGACGCCCAGCGCAGGAACTCCTCGACCGCCGTCGGGATCAGGGAGGGGTCCTCCTGGAGGCGGGCCAGCTGCTCGGGGTGCTGGAGCAGGGCCAGCATGGAGTGCGTGATGGTGTGGCGTGTGGTCTCGTTGCCGGCGACCACGAGGAGCAGGAAGTAGTTGTCGAAGTCCTGCCCGGACAGCGGCAGTCCGTCGCGGGGGGTCTCGTTGACGAGCTTGGAGACCAGGTCGGTGCCGTGGCCGCCGCGTCGCTGACGGGCCAACTCGCGTCCGTACTCGAAGACTTCGAGGGAGGCGGGGGAGCGGAACGGCAGGTCGCGGTACTTCTCGCTCTCCTCGCTCCCGAGGAGCACGTCCGCGTAGTCGGGGTCGGTGTTGCCGATGATCCGGTTGCCCCAGTCGATGAGCTGCTGGTTGTCCTCCGGCGGCACGTCGAGGAGGCGGGCCAGTACGTTGATGGGGAAGTCGGCGGAGACCTCCTGGACGAAGTCGAAGCTGCCCTTGGCGAGCGCCGTGTCCAGGGTCTTGGCGGTCAGCCCGCGCAGGAAATCGGTGTAGCTGTTGATGACGCTCGCGCCGAACTGGCGCTGGAGCAGGCTGCGCATCGCGCGGTGACGCACGCCGTCGAGTTCCAGGATGGAGGCGCGCTTCTTGATCTGGTCGTCGTCGACCTCTTCGAGGTTGACGAATTTGGTGGAGGTGAACGTCTCGGCGTCGCGGTCGACGCGTGCGATGTCCTCGTGCCGGGTGACCGCCCAGAAGCCCGAGTTGGGGGCCTCTTCCGGCTGCCAGTGGACCGGGTCCTCGTGGCGCAGGGTGTGGAACATGCGCCAGGGGGTGACGCCGTCGGTGAAGTTGTCGAGGTCGGCGAGGTCGACGTCGGCGAGCGGCATGGGTTCGGTCGGGGCGATGGCGTCGGTCGGGTTCGTCATGGGGGTGCTCCTGAAGGTGGTGCGGCCGGTCAGAGGTGGTAGGAGTACTCGGTGAACTCCCAGTCCGTGACGTGGTGGTTGAAGCGGTCGACCTCGTCGCGCTTGTAGGTGAGGAAGGACTCGGTGAAGTCCTTGCCGAGGACCTCGGTCAGCGCGTCGTCCGCTTCGAGGGCGTCGAGTGCGGCGGGCAGGGTCGTCGGCAGCATCTGGGACTTCTCGGGGTCGTAGCCGTAGCCCTGCAGGGGTGCCGGCGGCTCCTTGCCGTCCTGGATGCCGAGGAGCGCGGCGGCGCAGAGCGCCGCGGTCGCGAGATAGGGGTTGGCGCTGGCGTCGCCGAGCCGGAGCTCCAGGCGGGCGCCGGAGCCACGCTCGGGCGGGATGCGGACCATGGCGCTGCGGTTGTCGAGGCCCCAGTCGATCAGCCACGGCGCGAGGGTGTCGGGTCCGAAGCGCTTGTACGAGTTCACGGTCGGGTTGAGCAGGGCCGCGAGCGCGGGTGCGTGGGCGAGGATGCCGGCGATGGCGTGCCGGGCCGTGTCCGACAAGCCGTAGGCGCCTGAGGGGTCGTCGAAGACGTTACGGCCCTCTTCGGCGACGGAGTCACCGGTGGCTTCGCCGGAGAAGTGGAGGTGGAAGCCGGAGCCTCCGGCGTCGTTGAAGGGCTTGGCCATGAAGGTGGCCAACTTCCCTTCCTTGCGGGCGATTTCCTTGACCGCGGACTTGAAGAGGAAGGCGCGGTCGGCGGCGTCCATCGCTTCCGAGTGGGTCAGGTTGATCTCGAACTGGCCCGCGTCGAACTCGTGGTTCGCGCTGATGACGCCGATGTCGAGATCGCGCAGCGCGCGCAGGGTGGGCAGCAGGTGGTTGTCCGCGTCGGCGCGCAGTCCGGCCGTGTAGACGACTCCGGCGACGCCCTGTCCGTAGCGGCGCCAGCCGGTCGGCGCGGCCGTGTCCTGTTCGAGCAGGAAGTACTCGAGCTCGGGGCCGACGACAGGTCGCAGACCGGCTTCTTCGCAGCGGGTGAGCACCGAGCGCAGCAGGTCGCGCGGGGACTCCGGGCTGGGGGAGCCGGTGGCGGGGTCGGTCGTCTCGCCCAGGCACCAGGCGACGCCCGGCTCCCAGGGCAGACCGCGGGCGGTGGCGAGGTCGGGTCGTACGGTCACGTCGGGGAGGCCCGCGTCGAGGCCGCCCCTGACCGGGACCACGTCGCCCTGCGGGGTGGTGTGGTAGACGGCGCGGCAGAAGGCGAGGCCGTGGTCGCAGGCCGAGGGCAGATGGTCGAGCAGGACGTCACGGGCGCGGTCGGTGCCGATCAGGTCGGGATACGTCACCCGGACCACGTCGATGCCGTCGGCGGCGAGCCGGTCCATGGCGGTGCGGACTTCTGGGGTGTCTTGAGCGCTCACCGATGTCTCCTCGGCGGATGTGAACGGGGGCGTGGCGGCCGGCCGCCGGGCGGGGTGGCCCGTCAGGCGAGGGCCCGGCGTCGGGGTGTGGACGCCAGACCGGCGTCCACCCGTTGTTTGGTGCCAAACGGTATGGACGGCCGCCCCTCTCCGCAAGGGGTGCAGGGAAAGAATTTATCCATCTGGATAGCTCTTGACCAGGATCCGTTCGCTTCCTATGTTGTTTGAAGCCAAACGAGTTGGGGAGTGCGGCCATCCGTACCCCTTTGGCAGGGGCCCGGCCACGGAGCCGGGCCCCACTTCCCTCAGTGCGCCCCGACGCCCTCACCTCCAGGAGGACCGGCCATGAAGGTCGTCGTCGACATGAACAAGTGCCAGGACCACGGACAGTGCGTCTTCTCGGCCCCCGACGTCTTCCAGCTGGACGACACCGGGCGCCTCGCCTACGTCAGCGACCCCGACGACGCGCTGCGCGACGAGGTCGAGGAAGCCGCAGACGTCTGTCCGCTGCAGGCCATCCGGATCGAGGCCTGAGATGGCCGAGACGGCTCACGTCCCCCGGAGCCCGGGGCGCGTCGTCGTGGCCGGTGCCTCGATGGGCGGCCTGCGCGCCGCCGAACAGCTGCGCGCCGCCGGCTGGACGGGCGCGATCACGGTCATCGGCGACGAGCCCCATATGCCGTACAACCGGCCGCCGCTGAGCAAGGACGTGCTCGCCGGGACCGCATCCTTCGAGTCCCTCGCGTTCACGCCCCGAGCGAGTGCGGCGGACGTCGAGTGGCGACTGGGCACGACCGTCACCTCCGCCCGCCTCGACGAACGCGTCGTCGGACTCGACGACGGTACGGAGCTCGCCTTCGACGGCCTGGTCGTCGCCACCGGCATGCGGCCGCGCAAGCTGCGCTGCGACGGCCCTTCGGGTCCCGGCAGCGGCCGGCACACCGTGCGCACCCTCGCCGACGCCCGGGGCCTGCGTGACGAACTGACCCGGCCGGGCGTCCGTGTGGTCGTCATCGGCGCGGGCTTCATCGGCTGCGAGGTCGCCGCCACCGCCAAGGGCCTGGGCGTCGGCGAGGTGACGGTGGTCGACCCCGAGCCGTTGCCGATGCTGCGCCCGCTCGGCGAACTCCTGGCCCGCTCGCTGCACCGGCGCCACGAGGAACGCGGCGTGCGCTTCGCCCTCGGCGCAGGTGTCGCGGGCTTCGAGGGCGAGGACCGGGTGACCGGTGTCGTCCTCACCGACGGGACGGTGCTCGCGGCCGATGTGGTCGTGGAGTCCGTCGGCTCGGTCGCCAACACCGAATGGCTGGACGGCAACGGCCTGGATCTGTCCGACGGGGTCCTGACCGACGAGCAGCTGCGCGTCGGCGGCCACCCGAACGTCGTCGCCGTCGGCGACGTCGCCCGCTTCCCCAACGCCCGCTACGACGGCGTGCCCCGCCGCGTCGAGCACTGGTCGATCCCCACCGACTCCGCCAAGCACGCCGCGAAGAGCCTCGTGGCCCACCTCGCCGGCAGCGTGGCACAACCCGCGCCGTTCGCCCCGCTGCCCACCTTCTGGAGCGACCAGCACGAGTTCCGGCTGCAGTCCTTCGGCGCACCCGCCCTCGGCATCGCCGACGTGCGCGTCCTGGACGGCCACCCGGAAGGTGACGTCCTCGTCGGCTACCACCGCGACGACCGGCTCGTCGGGGTGGTGGCGCTCGGCGGCCCCGCCGCCACCACCGGCGCCGCCCGCTACCGCGCCCAGCTCCTCGCGCGGCCCGCCCTCATCTCGTAAGGAACCCCCAGTCATGGCCAGCGTCCGTGGATACTTCCACCCCAAGACGGCGACCGGCGACGCCTCGCTGATCCCCTCCCCGCCGTGGCACTACTCCGGCGACCTGCTCACCGTCGAGTACCGCACCGACCCCGCCCGGGTGCGCGAACTCCTTCCCGAACCACTGGAGTTGGCCGATGAGGACCCCGGCGCCGTCGCGCTGATCTGGGCCGACTGGCAGTCCTGCGCCGCGGACGGGAGCCAACTGCTCGACCCCGTGCTCGCCCAGTACAAGGAGGCCTTCGCGGTCGTGCGCTGCCGGTACAAGGGGCGCACCTACTCGCGGTGCGTGTACATCTGGGTCGACAAGGACTTCGCCGTCGCGCGCGGCCTGCACCAGGGCTACCCGAAGAAGCTCGGCTCCATCCACCAGACCCGCCCGCACCCGTACGGCCCCGCGCCGCGCATCGAAGCCGGCGCCCGCTTCGGCGCGACCCTCGCCGCGGCCGACCGCCGCCTGGCCCAGGCCGTGGTCACCCTGCGCGAACCGTCCGAGACCAACGGCTTCGTCAACAGCCACCCGATGGCCCACCACCGCTGGCTGCCCTCCATCGAGAAGGGCAAGGGGCTGGCTCTCGACGAGCTGATCGAGACCGGCGCCGCGTCCTTCGAGGCCGGTCAGGCGTGGGTCGGTGACGCGGAGCTGGAGCTGTTCGAAGCGCCCACCGAGGAGCTGGCCCGACTGGAGATCAGGGAGCCGATCGCCGCCTACCACCGGCAGGTCGGCGTCGTGTGGGACGGCGGCACGCTGCTCGAGTCCGGCACCTCCGGAGCCGAGTGACTCCCGCCCACTACCTGCCACTTGGAGACTGGACATGAGCGAACACACCCTCACCGTGGCCGGTGTCACCGTCGACACCCGGCACTGGATCGGCGGCGAACGCGTCGCCTCCGCCGACACCTTCGTGGACGTCTCGCCGATCGACGGGAGCGTCATCGGCGAGATCGCCCGCGGTACGGCGGCAGAAGCGTCGGCCGCCGTTGCCGCGGCCCGCGCCGCCTTCCCCGGCTGGGCGGCCACCCCGCGCGCCGAACGGGCGCGGATCCTGCACGCCGTCGCCGACGCCGTCGAGAAGCGCGTCGAAGACCTCTCGATCGTCGAGACCCACGACAACGGCGCTCTGCTGCGCTCGCACCGGCGCGGTGTGATGCCACGCGTGGCACACAACTTCCGCTTCTTCGCCGACTGGCTCCTCGGCCTCGGCCACGACGACTTCGACACCCGCGGCCACACCAACCACGTCAGCTGGGACCCGGCGGGCCCCTGCGTGCTGATCACCCCGTGGAACGCACCGCTGATGCTGGCCAGCTGGAAGATCGCCCCGGCGCTCGCCGCGGGCAACACCGTGATCCTCAAGCCTGCCGAGTGGTCGCCCCTCACCGCCTCCCTGTTCGCCGACATCGCCGCCGAGGCCGGACTGCCCGCCGGGGTCCTGAACGTCGTGCAGGGCTACGGCGTCGAGGCCGGCAGCGCGCTCGTCTCGAACCCCGACGTGCGCCGCATCAGCTTCACCGGATCGGTGCCCACCGCGAAGACCATCGCCGCGGCGGCAGCCGCCAACCTGGTGCCCGCCAGCTTCGAACTCGGCGGAAAGTCACCGCTGTTGGTGTTCGCGGACGCCGACCTCGACCTGGCGGTCGACCTGGCCGTGGAGCAGTACGACAACGCCGGACAGGTGTGCCTGGCCGCCACCCGCATCCTCGTCGAGGAGACGATCGCGGAGGAGTTCACGCGGCGCTTCGCCGAGAAGGCATCGGCCCTGCGGCAGGGAGATCCGCGCGACGAGAGTACCGACATCGGCCCCAACATCCACACCCGCCAGCTGGAGAAGATCGACGGCTTCGTGCAGCGGGCCCTCGCAGCCGGGGCCCGAGCCGTCATCGGCGGCCGACGGGGCGAAGGTCAGTACTACGCGCCGACCCTGCTCACCGATGTCGCCCAGGACTCCGAGATCGTCCAGGAAGAGGTCTTCGGCCCCGTCCTGACACTGCAGACGTTCGCCGACGAGGACGAGGCGGTCCGCCTGGCCAACGACACCCGCTTCGGGCTCGCCGCCACCGTCGCCACCGGAGACCGCGGTCGCGCCGAGCGCGTCACCGACCGTCTCGTAGCCGGCACGGTCTGGGTCAACTGCTTCTTCGTACGCGACCTCCAGGCGCCCTTCGGCGGCTCCCGGCACTCCGGGGTGGGCCGCGAGGGAGGCACCTGGAGCTTCGACTTCTACTGCGACCTCAAGAACACCGTGACGGCGCCGAAGGGCTGGCGGGACCATGGGTGAGATCGTCGGGGCGGGGCTGCTCGCCCATGTGCCCACCGTCGTGCTCCCGCAGGAGACGCGCCTGGAACTGAACGAGGGCAAGGAGATCACCCTCGTCACCGGTCTGAACGAACTGCGGCGCGAGGTCTTCGAGGGGGATGCCGCCCAGGAGTACGACACCGTCGTCGTCCTGGACTCGCACTGGGCCACCACCGTCGAATTCGTCGTCACCGCGCAGCAGCGCCGGGCCGGGCTCTTCACCTCCGAAGAGCTGCCGCGCGGCATGTGCCGGATGCCCTACGACTTCCCGGGCGACCCCGAACTCGCCGAGAACATAGCCGGGTTCGCGGACAAGCACGGCACCTGGATCACCGCGATCGACGACCCGTACCTGCCGATCTACTACGCCACGACCAACCTGTGGAAGTTCCTCGGCGAGGGCCTGCCCGACAAGAAGTGGGTCACCATCGGCGTCTGCCAGACCGGTGACATGGAGGACCACCTGCGCCTCGGACGAGCGCTCGCCGACGGCATCGCCGCCACCCCGGGCCGCCGCGTCCTGCTCATCGCCTCTGGCGCCCTGTCGCACACCTTCTGGCCGCTGCGGCAACTGCGCGACCACGAATCGAGCGACCCCGCGCACATCTTCACCGCCGAGGCGCGCGAGGCCGACCACGAACGCATCGCCTGGTTCAAGGAAGGCCGTCACGACAAGGTCATCGACACGATGGACGCGTTCTGGAAGTTCAAGCCCGAGGCCAAGTTCTTCCACTACCTGATGATGGCGGGCGCCCTCGGCGAGCGCGCCTGCGTCGCCAGGGCGCGCCAGTACGGCGAGTACGAGAACTCGATCGGCACCGGCCAGGTCCACCTGTGGTTCGACCGCCCCGCCGGCGGCTGGACCGGCGACGGCCTGTCCGCACACCCCGCACCGCACAACCCCCACAGCCGCGCCTAGGAGCCCCCTCATGCCCGAGTACCGCCGCATCCTCCTGGACGGCGCGGCCGTCCAGGTCCTCCGCGAGGACGACGAACTGGTCGCCGGCGACGGCCGCCGCGTCAAGGTGGAGGACGCCCAGCACCTTCCCCCGGTCGTCCCCTCGAAGGTCGTCGCCGTCCATCTCAACCACCGCAGCCGCGTCGACGAGTTCCAGATCGAGCTCACGCCCACCCCGACGTACTTCCACAAGCCCACCTCGGCCCTCAACTCCCACAAGGGCGCGATCGTGCGCCCCGAGGGCTGCAAGTGGCTCAACTACGAGGGCGAGGTCGCCATCGTGATCGGCAGGACGGCCCGCAACATCTCGCCGGCCGACGCGGGGGAGTACATCGCGGGCTACACGATCGCCAACGACTACGGCCTGCACGACTTCCGCGACACCGACGCCGGCTCCATGCTGCGGGTGAAGGGCTCCGACACCCTGTGTCCGCTCGGCCCGGGCCTGGTCACCGACTGGGACTTCCGCGACAAGTACCTGCGCACCTACGTCAACGGAGAGGTGGTGCAGGACGGCTCCACCGCGGAGATGGAGTGGGACATGCACTACCTCGTGGCCGACATCGCGCGCACCATCACGCTGTACCCCGGCGACGTGCTGCTCTCCGGCACACCGGCCAACTCCCGTCCCGTGCAGCCCGGTGACGTCGTCGAGGTGGAGGTGGAAGGTCTGGGGCGGCTGACCAACCACATCGTCACCGGTCCCACCGCGATCCGCTCCGACGTGGGTGCCCAGCCGACCGAGTCCGAGGAAGTCCTGTCCACCGCGCTGGGCGGCGACTGGGAGTTCCGCGGCATCCGCCCGCCCCGCCGGGGCTGACGGATCACGAACCGCGCCGTGCCGGGCCGGCCCCCGAAGCCGCCCGGCGCGGCGCCCCGAGCGCGGTGCTGCACGATCGACCGGCAGCCACCGCGGGCTAGGTAGGGTCCCTGACGTGACCGAATCCGCCGAAGCGCCAGACGAGAAGATCAGCCGAAGCCCTCGTGGCAAGGCGCGCAAACGGCTGGACTACGGAGCGGGCCGTGACGCGCTCCTGAGCGCGGCCGTGCGGGTGGTGGCCCGCGGTGGCCTGCGCAGACTGACCTACCGCGCCGTCGCGGAGGAGGCCGGTGTCACCCACGGTCTGGTCGTGCACCACTTCGGTTCCCGCGACGCGCTCATCGAGGCGGCGCTGGCCCACACGGTGCACACCAGCCTGCACACCAGCGCCATGGAGTCCGGCACCGGCAGGACCGCGGACTTCTCGGCGGGGCTGTCGCAGATGGTCGCCGCCAACCCGGACCTGCAGGCGTTCCAGTACGAGCTGATGCTGGAGTCCCGGCGCAGGCCGGAGCTGCTGCCGCCGTTGCGCACCCTGTACGACGAGTACTTCGACGCGGCCCAGCGCGAGTTGAACCGCATGCTCCCGAAGGACGCGAGCCCGGCCCTCATGCGGCTCGTCTTCGCCGCGCTGGACGGCCTCGTCCTGCACCAACTGGTGCTGGGCGAACCGGAGATGACCGAAGCCGCTCTGGAGGAGCTGAGGTCGCTGCTGCGCGGGCTCGGGGCCGACTCCGAAGACGACGGCTGACCCTTCGCCACCCACGGGTTCGAGGGGGCAGGCGGGGCCCCGGCCGGAACCATCCCGCAGGGCCTTGCCAAACGCCGGGTCCCATCCGACTATGGGGCAACTCGTTTGGCCTGAAACGAATCGCCCCTCCCTCATCCCCGGCAGGTGATCCGCGTGGACAGTCAGACGGTCGCAAGGCAACAGACCGTGCAGGACCCGCCCACAGCAGGCAAGCTCAAGTCCAACGCCCTCGGCGTCGTGGGCATCCTCTTCTTCGTCCTCTCCGCGCAGGCGCCGCTGACCGGCATCGCAGGCGCCCTCCCCATCTCCG
This window contains:
- a CDS encoding glutamine synthetase family protein translates to MSAQDTPEVRTAMDRLAADGIDVVRVTYPDLIGTDRARDVLLDHLPSACDHGLAFCRAVYHTTPQGDVVPVRGGLDAGLPDVTVRPDLATARGLPWEPGVAWCLGETTDPATGSPSPESPRDLLRSVLTRCEEAGLRPVVGPELEYFLLEQDTAAPTGWRRYGQGVAGVVYTAGLRADADNHLLPTLRALRDLDIGVISANHEFDAGQFEINLTHSEAMDAADRAFLFKSAVKEIARKEGKLATFMAKPFNDAGGSGFHLHFSGEATGDSVAEEGRNVFDDPSGAYGLSDTARHAIAGILAHAPALAALLNPTVNSYKRFGPDTLAPWLIDWGLDNRSAMVRIPPERGSGARLELRLGDASANPYLATAALCAAALLGIQDGKEPPAPLQGYGYDPEKSQMLPTTLPAALDALEADDALTEVLGKDFTESFLTYKRDEVDRFNHHVTDWEFTEYSYHL
- a CDS encoding S66 family peptidase, with product MSVRYPRPLRPGDRIGVTSPSSGVSKEMSARLQLAVREVQDRGYEVVVGRCMDGARHVSASAADRAGELMAMLTDPTIRAVVPPWGGETAIDLIPHLDWDRLREAEPTWFVGFSDISSLITPLTLLTGTATVHGNNFMDTPYRVPEGLLTWLDIVAAPPGHRFTQTPPGRHRSGGFDDFAVYPDVREYTLNGRGTWTRLDGSGDVDAEGRLLGGCIETLCDLAGTPYLDASAFARDESPDGLLIYVEAAEDNAFTICRNLHGIRLAGLFDHANAILVGRTNAPDRRTLTQHEAVLDALGSLNVPIVADVECGHVPPYMPIVNGALGRLVHTSTRSELTQTLA
- a CDS encoding cytochrome P450, which gives rise to MTNPTDAIAPTEPMPLADVDLADLDNFTDGVTPWRMFHTLRHEDPVHWQPEEAPNSGFWAVTRHEDIARVDRDAETFTSTKFVNLEEVDDDQIKKRASILELDGVRHRAMRSLLQRQFGASVINSYTDFLRGLTAKTLDTALAKGSFDFVQEVSADFPINVLARLLDVPPEDNQQLIDWGNRIIGNTDPDYADVLLGSEESEKYRDLPFRSPASLEVFEYGRELARQRRGGHGTDLVSKLVNETPRDGLPLSGQDFDNYFLLLVVAGNETTRHTITHSMLALLQHPEQLARLQEDPSLIPTAVEEFLRWASPVYHFRRTATRDVELGGKQVKEGDKVVMWYASGNRDEKVFGNPYNFDVARTDNDHVTFGKGSPHLCLGNLLARTEIRIMFEELIPRLAGIRLTGDVPRVRSNFVNGIKKLPVEVTLA
- a CDS encoding ferredoxin is translated as MKVVVDMNKCQDHGQCVFSAPDVFQLDDTGRLAYVSDPDDALRDEVEEAADVCPLQAIRIEA
- a CDS encoding GntR family transcriptional regulator; the encoded protein is MIEFVLDGRSRVATYMQLVLQVRQALRVGLAEPGDQLPKVRQVAQSLAINPNTVLKAYRELELEGLAEGRPGVGTFLVGTLAGPALAHQAGLREDLLAWLHKARAAGLGREDITALIDTTLRTTLDAPPAEDVS
- a CDS encoding ABC transporter permease, yielding MIWLTWKQHRKQALFAGIGLAALAAIMIPTGLRMHDAFDNSGLGACLSNLGTDVLAANKAVDRCNALSTQFQNEFKDLSFVGILFVILPLLVGLFLGAPLISREVEHGTHRFVWTQGVSRLRWALVKFGLVGVVTALLAVVYALGVSWWYEPLAANGNGRFGYLWFDVQGIAPIGYTLFAVSLGIFAGTFARRVLPAMAVTLAGFAVVRIAVETLGRSHYMPAKTLNYGLASSQGPNPASSDWILSQGLRDGAGKLVRENAQVGCPPSNELKGDASSCLDQMAHQGLGPGSHNWQLYQPGDRFWAFQSIETGIFLALAALLVFLAVRRIRHIA
- a CDS encoding ABC transporter ATP-binding protein, translated to MTNMALETDALGKRYGRTWALQECSLHLPAGRIAGLAGPNGAGKSTLLHLAVGLLRPDTGQVRVFGQDPRDNTAVLREVGFVAQDTPLYRDFTAADLITLGGKLNSRWDAAFARERIGQLDIPLKKPVGKLSGGQRAQVALALAMAKRPRLLLLDEPVAALDPLARREFMQALMGVVAESGTTVLLSSHLVADLERVCDYLIVLQKAQVRLVGAIDELLDEHRTLVGPRTEPDAVPMEGPAQVVNASHTDRQSTLLVRTKGRPVDDPAWTRHEVTLEDLVLAYLHTADTRAARTVSEVTA